The Methanoregula sp. UBA64 region GGGGATATGCAGGTTACCTGATTCCGAACTTTTTCACGGGAATTTTAGTTTTTGGGACTGTAGAAATCATTTCCCTTCACCAAACCGTATTTGCGAGGGTGACCCCCTCTCTCCCCCAGAGGGGGAGGCAACCCAAGGGGGAAAGCCCCCTTGACCCCCCTGCGGAATGAAAATTTTTCAATTATGCTTCCCGTACATGGTTTTGCTCCACGGGGCGAGCCCCGACGAGGCGGCGAGCACCCGTGGTCCCCTCGCAACAAAATTTAGGATGGTACTTACAGTTTTTTACAGAGTCAATTATTCAGATAATTTTATACTTTTGCTGTGTTCTTTACCATTTATGGTAACGATGGATTGGACAAATATCGGCATTGATGCTCTTGCTCTGGTTGTAACATTCATTATCACAACGATCCTTGCCGCATTTTTCCTGTGGCTTATCGATATGGCGCTCAATGAGGTAGATTTCCTGACAATGCGTGATGACCCAAAAGCCCAGGCAATTGCCAGTCTAGGATGGCTGATTCTCTACGCCCTGGTATTTGCCGGAGCCTTTATTGCACCATTCTCCCTTGACGGGTTGATTCTCCGGGAAATCGTGTGGACATTTGTCATGCTGCTTGTGGCATCGGTCCTGACTATTATCTCAGTGAAATTCATCAGCCCGTACATGCGTTACTGTGGGAAAGACGGCCTGCAAGGTCTTGGCAAAGATCGCGTGGCAACTTCACTTTTTTATCTGGGATTGTGCATTCTGATCGGAGTGATAAGTTTCAGCGCATTGACAGCGTGAGGTTAGAAAACAATGAACCTTCGTGTGGGGCAGCGAATCGTGAAAACCGGATCACTGATGCTGATCATTTGTTTTTCCTTTTCCTTTTTTTATGGAGTTGTGGCAGCGGCGTCTGTACCTTTGGGTCAGATAAGCGGGCACAATGCTTATCCTCATTTTACTTCGACCGTTCCGGGAAATTCCGCCGGGGGATTTGATACCCAGGGATCCAATCAAATTAATTTTAATTCAGTATCGAATGCTAACAGTTTTTCAGCCTCTTCTAAAAAGAGCACCAGTTCCGAGAAAAATTGTTATGTGCATGGATACACAACGAAAAAAGGAACTCACGTGAAAGGATATTACCGGCGTTGCAGATAATTTGGCAGATGAACAGTACGTGCCCCCGGCATCTCTTTTTTTCTTACGGTAAAACCGAAACCGTATTACCCCCGCCTGCCGTAATGACGCTAACGAAGCGTGAACCATGACCGGCACCAGCGGATCGGATCGTCACGAACGCACCCGCGTTATCCTGACGACAAGGACAAAACGGGCGATCCGCGAGCTGGTCGGCACCTGCGAGTACTGCGGCGCAACGTTCCCGCCCGAAGAACTCGACGTGTTCCAGATCGGCATGCTCTCCAGCAGCCCCGAACGGCCCGCGGGAAACCCGGCAAATGCCATTATTGTCCTGTGCCATGAACATCACCGCGAGGCAGAGGAGGGAACGATCAGAAAAAGCGACCTCAAGGGAAAGGTGACAAAGCGCACCGATAAAAGAAAGATGGCGCTGCGCGGGCTTTTGCTGAAACTCGACCGGACCTACGAGGGCGCGAATGTCAAAAAAAGCCGCAACCCGGCGGTCTTCGGGGTCAAGGCGTTTGTAAAAGAGCAGTCGGGTCTCCGGAGATAATGCGGCGTTAGACGCACGGCATTCCCGGTCATTCCTCGTCGTACGATCCCGAGAAATAATAGGCGGGACCGGACGGGACGAGCTCTGCCCCGCACGCCGGGCACCGGAACGGGCCGGGGGACGGCTGGCAGCAGCTGCACCCTGCCATGACATCGTAGTCCTTCCCGCAGCCCGGGCATCTCATCCGCTGCATACCGTGTCCTGTTGGCAGTGCGGGGTGTTGAAGCTGGCGGCCGGTGCCGGATAAAAACGTACCGGCCCGGGGGTTACTCCCCGTCCTTCTCCGGTTCTTCCGGCACAAACGCGGTCTTTTTTGCCTTGTCCGAGACGATCACGCTGTTACCCAGCGGGTCCTGGAGGATGACGGTCACCGGCAGCTCGCCGGCTTTTACTGCCTCCATCTTCCCGAACAGCACCCGGGCATTCTCCCGTTCCTCGGGAGTCCCGTCGCGGATCCCGGCGGTAACGGCCTGGCCGATCCGGTCGAGCACGCCCTCGACATTGGTGATAAAACCCTGGCAGGCCGGGCCCGGATCGATCCGGACGCCGAGCTCGGGGATCTCGATGATCCCGGTCATGCTCCGGACTACTTTCGCGCTGAGATCCCCGGCGGTCGTCACCGCGAGCTCGTACCGCACCGGCTCGGCACTCTTGAGCATCTGGGTATCGACGTACCGGTACCCGCATGAGGGACACGTAGCCGAAATGATGAGGATATCAGAAAAATAGGGAATATTTTCTGTCTGGTAAAGGTATTGTATCTCGGTATTGCAGTAGGGGCACGGTCCCGGGACGATCTTCTGCACGGGCTTATGCCCCGCCGATCTTGTCGCGCGAGATCTTCACCGACATAGGGGTGAGAACCACGTAGCGCTGGTCGCCGAGGCCGATGATATCGCCGTTTACGTCTTTTGCAACCTCTTTTAAGTCCTTTAAGACGCGCTCGTACGAGATCTTGTCCATTTTCAGGCGCGAGATGTCCACGATCACGATGTTGCCGTTGTATACCTCGTCCTTTACCCGGGGGGTGTCCTTGAGGTCGCCGATCGTTGCGATCTTCACAAGAAGCGCCGGCGCACCGGAACTGCCGCGCTCTTCATAGGAACTGAGGTCCAGCTCCATATAGTCGTCATCGGAACTGGTGGCGTTTTTGCCTAAAAGGGTGTCAATGATCTTAACCATAAAAAAACTGTATGAAGAAAATTATTTAATAGTATCGATGGAAAAGCGGCAAACCGCCGTTTATCTGGCCCGTTTTCGCACGAAAAAAAGATTATATCTCAAGGTTCCAGAGTTCATCGCCGACATGGTGGAAGCTTTTACACATCTTCCCCTGTGCGCTCGCGAGAATTGCCTGCCCGTCCATGAGCGCGACGCCGATGGCGAGCGGCTTTTTGTGGCGTTCCTCGACAATCTGGACCGGGCCGTTGGCTTTCACGTCCCCGCTCACGGCCACGATCCCCGGCCGCATCACGTCAGCGCCGTTCACCACGTACGGGATCGCCCCGGCATCGACCGTGACCATCCGTTCCGGGAAGGGGATCTGGAGTGCCCCTTTGAGGGTCGGAAAGACCCAGTCGCCGTTATCCATGAAGAGCGGTTTCTTGTTGACCAGGTAGATCGCAACGTCCGCATTGGTCTCGAGGATCTCGATCATGTCTGCCTTGAACAGGTCTGCCGAGGGGCCGATCTGGAGGGCGAGCCGGTCCATGAGATCGGCAACCTGCCCTTTCCGGATGGAATGGCGTTTCTTTATGACGATCTTTTTCATAGTTCTGCACCTACATTCTCCCGGCAAACGGCTAAATAGGTTTTCCCCCCCGGGGAAACCACGGCGGGCCGCACTCTGCCAGAAACCTTCATGCTCCATGACGGTCTACGCTATGTTTAAGTAGAGTGCTCACGCACATATATTACTCCAGAGCGATGGTAGTACAAGGGTTTTAGAGTATGACCAAAAGACCGTTGGATATTTTGGATCTGGTGCTGAACCGCCAGCCCGTGATCGTCTCCCTCAAAGGCGGGAGAGAGATCCGGGGAGTTCTTCAGGGGTACGACGTTCACATGAACCTCGTCCTTGACAAGGCAGAGGAAACTGAGAACGGGCAGGTCGTAAAGGTAGGCACGCTTATCGTCCGTGGAGATAACGTGATCTACATCTCGCCATCGCTGGAATCATAAGGTGAAATAACATGACAAAAGGCACTCCGTCAATGGGTAAGATGAACAAGATGACCCACATCGCCTGCCGGCGCTGTGGCAGGATCTCGTTCCACGCCCAGAAGAAAGTCTGCTCTTCCTGCGGATTTGGAAGAAGCACCAAGATGCAAAACTTCAAGTGGCACAGCAAGAGACCAAAAACGCCGACCCATTAAGAGAGCAGTACCATGTGTGGTATCGTTGGCATCGTGGATGCTGGCGGTGTATCCATCCGGCTCTATTATGCCTTGTATGCCCTCCAGCATCGTGGCCAGGAAAGTGCCGGGATCTCCACATATGACGGCACAAGTCTTTGTAAGTTCAAGGGGCAGGGACTTGTCGCCGATGTGTTTTCCCCTTCTGTTTTAAAAGATCTCAAAGGTACGGCCGGTATCGGCCATGTGCGGTACCCGACCACCGGTGCAAACCTGCCGGAGAATATCCAGCCGCTGAATTTCCAGTTCAAGGATCACTC contains the following coding sequences:
- a CDS encoding ZPR1 zinc finger domain-containing protein, which encodes MQKIVPGPCPYCNTEIQYLYQTENIPYFSDILIISATCPSCGYRYVDTQMLKSAEPVRYELAVTTAGDLSAKVVRSMTGIIEIPELGVRIDPGPACQGFITNVEGVLDRIGQAVTAGIRDGTPEERENARVLFGKMEAVKAGELPVTVILQDPLGNSVIVSDKAKKTAFVPEEPEKDGE
- a CDS encoding cell division protein SepF — its product is MVKIIDTLLGKNATSSDDDYMELDLSSYEERGSSGAPALLVKIATIGDLKDTPRVKDEVYNGNIVIVDISRLKMDKISYERVLKDLKEVAKDVNGDIIGLGDQRYVVLTPMSVKISRDKIGGA
- a CDS encoding RNA-binding protein produces the protein MKKIVIKKRHSIRKGQVADLMDRLALQIGPSADLFKADMIEILETNADVAIYLVNKKPLFMDNGDWVFPTLKGALQIPFPERMVTVDAGAIPYVVNGADVMRPGIVAVSGDVKANGPVQIVEERHKKPLAIGVALMDGQAILASAQGKMCKSFHHVGDELWNLEI
- a CDS encoding LSM domain-containing protein; the protein is MTKRPLDILDLVLNRQPVIVSLKGGREIRGVLQGYDVHMNLVLDKAEETENGQVVKVGTLIVRGDNVIYISPSLES
- a CDS encoding 50S ribosomal protein L37e, translating into MTKGTPSMGKMNKMTHIACRRCGRISFHAQKKVCSSCGFGRSTKMQNFKWHSKRPKTPTH